A window of Drosophila subobscura isolate 14011-0131.10 chromosome E, UCBerk_Dsub_1.0, whole genome shotgun sequence contains these coding sequences:
- the LOC117892660 gene encoding diacylglycerol O-acyltransferase 2-like, translating into MKIEWAPLKVPPRRRLQTLVTLLITFTCFMLSITAIPIILASLFYGGLVLRSLVLIYLIYVFVDHKRNNSVIDGNGWLLNRSNRLYRHYRNYFPVELVKTAELPPNKNYILASFPHGILGNGIGINMGLDISRWLELFPKIRPKVGTLDQNFLIPIGREVLRSWGLVSVSKAALNYLLTKSNDPKHADNRDGFTSNAVAILVGGAQEAMDSHPGQYIVTLRNRKGFVKMAIRTGSPIVPTFSFGEVDIFDQVPNPPNSLVRRVQTVVKQLTGISPLIPVGRGIFNYSFGFLPNRRRIVQVVGAPINVVKSDQPDAAYVDKVHGQVIEALEKMFEKYKKKYIPNPKNTKLVIH; encoded by the exons atgaaaattgaatggGCACCGCTGAAAGTGCCGCCGCGCCGGCGACTGCAGACTCTGGTGACGCTTCTGATCACTTTCACGTGTTTTATGCTCTCAATAACCGCCATACCAATTATTCTAGCATCGCTG TTCTATGGTGGACTCGTACTACGCAGCTTGGTGCTCATCTACTTGATCTACGTGTTTGTGGATCACAAAAGAAACAACTCTGTAATTGATGGCAATGG TTGGCTGTTAAACCGTTCTAATCGCCTGTATCGACACTATCGCAATTACTTTCCCGTGGAGCTGGTGAAAACAGCCGAGCtgccaccaaacaaaaactatatcTTGGCCAGCTTTCCGCACGGCATACTGGG AAATGGAATCGGCATCAACATGGGCCTGGATATCTCGCGGTGGCTTGAGCTCTTCCCCAAGATCCGACCCAAGGTGGGCACTCTCGATCAGAATTTCCTGATACCCATTGGACGTGAGGTGCTGCGCTCCTGGGGCCTGGTGTCCGTCTCGAAGGCTGCCCTCAACTATTTGCTAACCAAATCGAATGATCCCAAGCATGCGGACAATCGGGATGGCTTCACATCCAATGCGGTGGCCATTCTCGTAGGTGGCGCCCAAGAGGCCATGGACTCCCATCCAGGGCAGTACATTGTGACGCTGCGAAATCGCAAAGGATTCGTCAAAATGGCCATACGAACGGG CTCACCGATTGTTCCCACGTTTTCCTTTGGGGAGGTGGACATATTCGACCAGGTGCCCAATCCTCCCAATTCTCTTGTGCGTCGCGTGCAGACTGTGGTGAAACAGCTGACGGGCATATCGCCGCTGATTCCAGTGGGTCGTGGCATCTTCAACTATTCCTTTGGCTTCCTGCCCAATCGTCGCCGCATCGTACAAGTTG TGGGCGCACCCATCAATGTGGTGAAGAGCGATCAGCCGGATGCCGCCTATGTGGACAAGGTGCACGGCCAGGTCATTGAGGCGCTGGAAAAGATGTTTGAAAAGTACAAGAAGAAATATATTCCGAACCCAAAGAACACCAAGCTGGTCATCCATTAA